From the Sanguibacter sp. HDW7 genome, the window TGTCGGGTGGAACTGGAAGAACTCCATGTCCTCGAGCGGCAGGCCGCGCCGCAGGGCGAGGGCCATGCCGTCGCCCGTGAGGGTGTGCGCGTTCGACGTCGTCTTGAAGATCTTGCCCGCGCCGCCGGTCGCGAGGATGACGGACTTCGCGCGGAAGATGTGGATCTCGCCCGACGCGAGGTCGTACGCGACGACGCCCGCGACGGAGACGGGCTCGCCCTCGGCGACGTCCTCGTGCGCGAGGTTCTTGTCGAGGATGATGTCGAGCACGTAGAACTCGTTGAAGAACTCGACGTCCTGCTTGACACAGTTCTGGTAGAGCGTCTGCAGGATCATGTGGCCCGTGCGGTCGGCGGCGTAGCACGAGCGGCGCACGGCGGCCTCGCCGTGGTTGCGCGTGTGCCCGCCGAAGCGTCGCTGGTCGATCTTGCCCTCGGGGGTGCGGTTGAACGGCAGACCCATGCGCTCGAGGTCGAGCACCGCGTCGATGGCCTCCTTGGCCATGACCTCGGCGGCGTCCTGGTCGACGAGGTAGTCGCCGCCCTTGACGGTGTCGAAGGTGTGCCACTCCCAGTTGTCCTCCTCGACGTTGGCGAGGGCGGCGCACATGCCGCCCTGCGCCGCGCCGGTGTGGGACCGGGTCGGGTAGAGCTTCGAGATGACGGCGGTGCGGGCGCGGGTCGAGGACTCCAGGGCCGCGCGCATGCCGGCGCCGCCTGCGCCGACGATGACGACGTCGTACTGGTGGGTCTGCATCGCTTCTGATGCCTCCTGGGACGTGACGGGTGTGGCTTGCCGGGGGCCGGGCTCAGAGCTGCTTGCAGAAGTTCGCGAGCAGCGCGGGATCGGCGCCCGCGGGGCACGGGTCGAACGTGAAGATCACGAGGGTCCCGGTGACGACGACGATGACGAACGCGGAGTAGAGCAGGACCTTGAGGACGCCGCGCGTGCGGTCCTTCTCGGCGTAGTCGTTGATGATCGTGCGCACGCCGTTGGTGCCGTGCATCATCGCGAGCCACAGCATGATGAGGTCGACGATCCGCCACGGGAGGCTCGCCCACTTGCCGGCGACGAAGGCGAAGTCGATCGCCTTGATGCCCTCGCCCGCGAGGAGGTTGACGAAGAGGTGCGTGAAGATCAGGGCGACGAGGACGACGCCCGAGATCCGCATGAAGACCCAGCCGTAGAGCTCGAAGTTGCCCCGGGTGGTCTTGCGGCGCGCGTACGGGGAGCGCGGTGCGGTGATGAGGGGGGTGCTCACGGTCAGCCTCCGAACACGTGCATGAGGTGACGCGGCAGGAAGCCAGCCATCGTCACGACGAACAGGCCGACGACCACCCAGAACAGGGTGCGGTGGTGCTTGGCGCCCTTGCCCCAGTAGTCGACGAGGATGATCCGCAGGCCGTTGAAGGCGTGGAAGACGATCGCCGCGACGAGGCCGGCCTCCCCGAGACCCATGATCGGGTTCTTGTACGTCCCGATGACCGCGTTGTACGCCTCGGGGGAGACCCGGACGAGCGCGGTGTCGAGCACGTGCACAAGAAGGAAGAAGAAGATGAGCACTCCGGTCACGCGGTGCGCGACCCATGACCACATGCCTTCACGGCCGCGGTACAAGGTGCCTGGTGCCTTGGGCACGATGGCCTCCCGGGGGCGAGTTCCGGACGGCGACGTCGGCGTCGTCGTTCCTGACACGTGGCGAGGACGAAAGTCCTGCCACATGGAGCCACTCTAGTGTTCTCCGGCGGGAGCCGTGCGCCGACGGTGACGGAACTGTGCGCATGGGCCCCGAGTTTGTGACGCACTGCACAAGCCCGGCGTGGCTTGCTGACCCTTGCGCCTAGGATCGTCGTCATGACGAGCCCCGCCACCCCGCCGGCCCTCCCTGTCGTGCCCTCCCTGCCCGACGGCGTCGCCTCCGGCGACCTGCCGTTCCACGCGGTCATCCCGGCAGGCGGCGCAGGGACACGCCTGTGGCCGCTCTCGCGCGCAGGCTCGCCGAAGTTCCTTCACGACCTCACCGGCTCGGGCCGCAGCCTGCTCCAGGCGACGGTCGACCGCCTCGCCGACCTCGGCGACGTGGGCGTCACGATCGTCACGGGGGCCCGTCACGTCGAGGCGGCGCGGGCCCAGCTCCCGTCGCTCGGCGACGCCGACGTGCTCGCCGAGCCGAGCCCGCGCGACTCCATGGCGGCGATCGGACTTGCGGCCGCCGTGCTCGAGGAGCGCCACGGTCCCGTCGTCCTCGGCTCGTTCGCGGCCGACCAGGTCATCACGAGCACGACGACGTTCGTCGCGGCCGTGCGCGAGGGCATCGAGGCCGCGCGCGCGGGCTACGTCACGACGATCGGCATCGCGGCGACGCGCCCGTCCGTCGCGTTCGGCTACGTGCACGGCGGTGACCCGCTCGGCCTCGAGGGGGCACCGAGCGTGCGGCGCGTGCGCGGCTTCACCGAGAAGCCCGACGCCGCGACGGCACGCACCTACCTCGCGTCGGGCGAGTACCGCTGGAACGCGGGGATGTTCCTCACGCGTTCGGACGTCCTGCTCGCGCACCTCGCGCGCGAGCGTCCCGAGCTGCACGACGGTCTCCGCGAGGTCGCGCGCGCCTGGGACACGCCCGCGCGCGCCGAGGTCCTCGCCCGCGTGTGGCCGACGCTCGAGAAGATCGCGATCGACCACGCGATCGCCGAGCCAGTCGCGGCTGCGGGCGGCGTCGCGATGGTCCCGGGCGACTTCGGCTGGGACGACGTCGGCGACTTCAACTCTCTCGCGGCGCTCCTGCCCGCGGTGGACGGCAGCGGATCGAAGGTCCTCGGCGACGGCGACCAGGTCCTGCGCATC encodes:
- a CDS encoding succinate dehydrogenase hydrophobic membrane anchor subunit, which encodes MSTPLITAPRSPYARRKTTRGNFELYGWVFMRISGVVLVALIFTHLFVNLLAGEGIKAIDFAFVAGKWASLPWRIVDLIMLWLAMMHGTNGVRTIINDYAEKDRTRGVLKVLLYSAFVIVVVTGTLVIFTFDPCPAGADPALLANFCKQL
- the sdhC gene encoding succinate dehydrogenase, cytochrome b556 subunit, with translation MPKAPGTLYRGREGMWSWVAHRVTGVLIFFFLLVHVLDTALVRVSPEAYNAVIGTYKNPIMGLGEAGLVAAIVFHAFNGLRIILVDYWGKGAKHHRTLFWVVVGLFVVTMAGFLPRHLMHVFGG
- a CDS encoding mannose-1-phosphate guanylyltransferase, giving the protein MTSPATPPALPVVPSLPDGVASGDLPFHAVIPAGGAGTRLWPLSRAGSPKFLHDLTGSGRSLLQATVDRLADLGDVGVTIVTGARHVEAARAQLPSLGDADVLAEPSPRDSMAAIGLAAAVLEERHGPVVLGSFAADQVITSTTTFVAAVREGIEAARAGYVTTIGIAATRPSVAFGYVHGGDPLGLEGAPSVRRVRGFTEKPDAATARTYLASGEYRWNAGMFLTRSDVLLAHLARERPELHDGLREVARAWDTPARAEVLARVWPTLEKIAIDHAIAEPVAAAGGVAMVPGDFGWDDVGDFNSLAALLPAVDGSGSKVLGDGDQVLRIESAGSVVVPAAGRQIVLLGLDDVVVVDTDDVVLVTTRARAQQVKAAVDAVRDRGRDDLL